A window of Tachypleus tridentatus isolate NWPU-2018 chromosome 7, ASM421037v1, whole genome shotgun sequence genomic DNA:
gccagcgaatagttcccCGCGTTAGTCCCATTTCTTGCATTTGGAACCGGAGACTGTTATGCCAAACAGTGTCGAATgccttctcaatatcgagaaggcaagcgacagtgcattttCGTTTATTTAAACTATCTACAATTTCTTCGGTTAATCTGACTaagtggtctgtcgtttgtctgaattttctaaaaccattttgttcttctgccaattttgatgttgtctccaggaatgtggagagtctgttactaattattctctctagaattttgcctacacagctgctcaggctgattggtcggtagctatttgggttattggctggctttccttgtttatggaacattaatacatttgcatgcttccaagaaaccgaGATATAACCAGAATATAATGATAGATTAAAAATTGCTGTGAGatattcaaataatttcggagtggCTTTTTAAAGAAGAATGGtttgtataccatcttctcctggtgatttatttttggtgtttattattacttctatgagttcttgtgctgaaattgtgtttgtgttgttggtttgataattatttaagcCTACTGGGAAGAATGGTTTGAATAGTTcactgttattcattataaagttgtttgctTTATTATAGAAGTATGTGTTCATGTTTGGGTCGTTGTGtattttaaacgtgttttcaAGTTTGAATATttcggctttttctttatttgtatatgctgtggtattattgtgttctagtggcgggtatttttttgttgttgtatctcCATTTGTGAGTCTTTTCAGGTGTGTCCAAAATTGCTTCGGATctgttttttcattatgtttGGTGCAGAAATCgttccatttttcttgttttaataattttgaagtgttaTGTTACATCACTAGCTGTTAAAAACGAGAAAAACAATCTACGAAAGTGTCCAATTATTATATAATCCTGGTCTTTATCGTTCTGAAAATTCGTCTAAATACGGACCATATTTTTAGGAACTTCCCTTATcttgaaagattgtttgtttgttttgtagcgCAGACATACACAAAAAACTGTGTTTTAACCACGAGGTGAAATGAAACATCGATTTTTAGTTTGTAAATTTCTAAGATTACTGCTGTTCCACCTTGAAATAAAACTCTTCTCAAGTGTGAATGGGTTTAAACAGCTCCACTAGAACAAATGAAAGTAAATGTTAACTTATATTGTTGGTTAATAAATTCACACAAAGATATGAACAATCGTAAACATAAAATGGTGAAATTTGTGTTTCGAAACAATTTCTTGTACGTGACTATTTTCACGAATTATTAACTTTTTCACCACTTGTAAATTTCTTGTTAAAAGAACTCAGAAATGGAAGTGTACTTCACTCCATCGTGTTTTAAAACGTCGACAAACTCTCCCTTTTCGGCAGGACTAATTAAATCGGATAGTCTGAGTTCATCTGCTCTTTATAACCTACACGTTTTAGAATGTACTTCAACCCAGACCCGGTACCAGAACTCTCCTGTTCACTGCAATGTTAATTTTCTCTCGAAATGTACTTTAAATCAGATCAGATGCCAAGGATCTCCTATACTCTATAATGCTAATTTTATCTTGGAATATATTATAAGCCAGAATTCTCCTATACTCtacaatgttagttttatttcGGAATGTACTACAAGTAAGGTCAGGTATCAGAACTTTCCTATgctttaccattttaattttatttcggaATGTATTACAAGTCAGGAAAGGTGCCAGAACTCCCTTATACtctacaatattaattttattttggaatGTACTACAAGTCAGACCCGATGACACAACTTCCCCATactctaaaatattaattttatttagaagttcAGCTCTTACGCAGTTGGGGATGTGTCACAGAATAGACACTACAAGTGGGTAAGAAATaggtaaaaaatacattttgtgtttttaacaaCTCATCCTTAATACCACTTTAGAATGTTCCTTATTTACAAGCAATAAAATAAAGAACGACCTCTAGAAATTCAAATCTCTGTACATGTGTTGTTTGTCAGTAAGTCTGTTTTGCAGACTTAATAAATtacgtaaaaatatatatttgtaccaCTGACGCAgcaatatttttgcttttattgttGACAATATGACATACGATTTAGTATACCTGTTATAACTTTTTGTTGCCCATTCCCTAAGGCAACATACCTGTAACATTTTCAGTGGGTTTCCTCCCCTGTTTAGCGGTGCATATTACATCCTTTACGTATCTCTGGACACTTGTTGCGTTTGCCTTGTTTAGGGCCCTATTGTCCTGCCAGCTTTCAGAATTTCTCCATTTTTCGGTAActgaaaattgaaatttatcCAAGAGGGAAAGCTTATCATCGTTAATAAATAAATGCTTCCTATACAAggatgaaataattattaaataaacaaaactttcgaTAAAAACCAGTGTAAACTTCAACACTGAGGAAACTTGAATACAGCATACATTAacatatttctgtatatttatataagctAATTTAAAGTATATTCAATGCTACATGACgccttttctttttattttgctaaatatACATCACCTTCTGATGCTGTTTGAATGTCATCGCAGGGTCTGTGCTCCCtgaaaagtgatttacattgtcacatgaattattatttaaagacaGACTTATTTGCCCAGAGAAACTGAAAGGAAAGAATTATTTGCAAACTAAACTACTGATTAGCCTATTGTTCATTGCAGTAAATACCTAAACGGATCAGTACTTAATAACAGctacaaatattgtattataatatgatAGAACTGTAACTACTAGCCGCTAGAATAAAATACATAGAAGGTTCTGGAATAAACTTGGTTTTGTGCCTTTGTAGGTTAAACCAATTAAACTAATgacttttgttttgaaaattggctaccatttatttaaaatttaaacttttcttatgAAAACTTCTTAGTTTATCAGATTGAAGCTAGTGTAAATGGTTGAGTAACactaatatttatttctcttattgagaaaaataaatatcagaaagCTGAAACAGAAACGTTAATTTCGCTAAAGTTTAGAGATTATGGATAATTGAAATGACAACACATTTTAACCCTTTATACTGTTAATCAGTTCCTTAAACGTGATTAGGTTCTGCCAGTAATTTCCTTCACACAATGTGTAACATTGTTGGTAAGGCCAGCCCAGGTATTATACTATGGGTTCAATAACCAGGAGCAAGgagtaattaatgtttttgtggttgttgttttttttagctgaGATATTTATTTCACTCCTCCAGTTttatttcatacacacacacacatctataaatacacacattttaaacatatttcaaattgaaataattaacaatacttgtttatttcttgttaagcacaagagtatcaaaccctgattttaaacATCACAAGTCCTCAGTCTTACCACTTATTTTTGTCAACAGAAGATACAACTCCTGtcagttttgttatattaattagtttatctGTAGAAACACTGGTTACTTTCaacaaaattgaaatatgtttttgttaatcTTTAGCAATATCTTACACTATGTTTCTGACCGATTTCATCTTTACTGTgagaataaaaacacaaatatgtttGAGATGCTTTAAAGCTACTCATGAACTCGGAATAAGAAGCAATCAAGCGTACATCagagtaaaaaaaacagtttagtgttttaaaagttaaacGTCACTAGTTCGTTTGAAGTCCAAACGTTTGTATTCGTTGTTATTTCCATGTATACTTTTGAATGTTTCTTTAGAAAATGGTTCTTGAGAGATGTTGTTATTTGAAAGTACGTGATTTTCTTTCCACGAATAGATGTCACTTTGAATAGATGGCCTGATCAACTGGAAGTTCATTCCAAGCTGAGGAGAGGATCCCTCGAGCTCATGAATGATTCTGATCTTCTGGATCATTTCTCGTATTTCGAATCGAAGAATTCCAAGAAAACAAACTTTGAGGAATGTTATTACACAAAAACCGAGTACACAAAGAAGATCTACACTTCCCTGTAGCCATCTTTGGACTTCATCATAGCACCCGTCTTGGTAAACCTCACTCACGCGGTAACTCTCGACACACGAGTGGTTTAGAAATGCGTTTTCCCACATGAGAGTTTCAAATCTAAGACGACAACAGCTTAGTGGAACCAGCTGATGGTACTTGGGAAACGTTTGTCGTTGTTGATGTAGCCAAAGAGTGTGGGTGTAGTCTCTCGGACCGTCCACACCACAACAGTGGCCATCCTCTTGGATCCTATCCCACAAGATTTGAAATGTTAGTTCTTTTCCATAATCCACCTGAAGCCTTGCTTTTAAATCATTACGTAAATTGGCTGATATATGACTGTAATGAAATATCCACACAACGCCCACTACGAGGTCACCAAGGAAGAGGGCCAAAATAATCAGCAAGTAAGTGTTTAATAGTCGTTCGTTCATTCGCACTGCCCCCCAGCAACCAACAGCTTGTAGGACTCCACCTTGTAGGATAAGTGCAAAGTAAGCATAGACCAAGATGGGCTGGTGAAAACGGATGTAAGGAAAGAGGACCATGTGGTGGTCGGAACAGATCCAGGCTGCAAGACATACGAAAATCAGGACACTGAAGAGTAATATCAGGTTACAGGTGTAGATCCAAAGTCTGTAATACCTCATCGCTCTGTAGGAAAACATCGATATAGTAATAGTGATGGCGGGTCCTCAGAAGAATAACATTATGTAGCTCTACACAAAATGTGCAGCTCTAAGATTAATtatagatacaaaataataaattaaacgcGAAACAACTAGGAGTATTTCGTATAACATCGGGTTGCTTGGAAGTATGGAAAACATTTCTTGAtgttctataaataatattgatgaaAGCATTTAGTAAAACTGTAAATACAAAACAGCTGATGACAATTCTGAAGACAGATACGTGAAAATAACAGTAGTGAAGACAGTATCAAAGAAATGTAAGAATTTAGTCAAGTAacagaatagtaaataaagaaggAATATTATAGAGCCTAAAACAGAAAAAGTTTAACTGAAACACAAtaatttgttattcaaataacaaaagaataaagtttgtttttgttgttgttataatacGCAGAGTTACACAATAAACTATTCGTGttttgccaaccacgggtatcaaaa
This region includes:
- the LOC143257023 gene encoding tetraspanin-11-like isoform X2 yields the protein MCITAMRYYRLWIYTCNLILLFSVLIFVCLAAWICSDHHMVLFPYIRFHQPILVYAYFALILQGGVLQAVGCWGAVRMNERLLNTYLLIILALFLGDLVVGVVWIFHYSHISANLRNDLKARLQVDYGKELTFQILWDRIQEDGHCCGVDGPRDYTHTLWLHQQRQTFPKYHQLVPLSCCRLRFETLMWENAFLNHSCVESYRVSEVYQDGCYDEVQRWLQGSVDLLCVLGFCVITFLKVCFLGILRFEIREMIQKIRIIHELEGSSPQLGMNFQLIRPSIQSDIYSWKENHVLSNNNISQEPFSKETFKSIHGNNNEYKRLDFKRTSDV
- the LOC143257023 gene encoding tetraspanin-11-like isoform X1, translated to MFSYRAMRYYRLWIYTCNLILLFSVLIFVCLAAWICSDHHMVLFPYIRFHQPILVYAYFALILQGGVLQAVGCWGAVRMNERLLNTYLLIILALFLGDLVVGVVWIFHYSHISANLRNDLKARLQVDYGKELTFQILWDRIQEDGHCCGVDGPRDYTHTLWLHQQRQTFPKYHQLVPLSCCRLRFETLMWENAFLNHSCVESYRVSEVYQDGCYDEVQRWLQGSVDLLCVLGFCVITFLKVCFLGILRFEIREMIQKIRIIHELEGSSPQLGMNFQLIRPSIQSDIYSWKENHVLSNNNISQEPFSKETFKSIHGNNNEYKRLDFKRTSDV